The sequence below is a genomic window from Gouania willdenowi chromosome 12, fGouWil2.1, whole genome shotgun sequence.
AACTAAAACAGAATATGACTCATTaactacacaaaatgccaggagGAAttcccaaaataacagataaatacacaaaatgattacaaaaacacatgaaatgactaaaaactcagaATCCTGTGTTAAtgatcagattggtcattattacaAATGCTaagatgaatgttgataatgtgatcagacaatcacatttttgtggccctgttgtaataaaagttgcccatctctgatcgAGAACAAAGCAGGAGGTCCCAGTACCTCCCTATAGGGGGCAGTGttatgcatatacagtatgtttaggCTATTTCTCTTGTTGGCTTTACTTCAAAATTTTACACAAATTGTAACagcaaatatatttattaatcgATTCATTCACAGGTTTTTCTTGAGTTTGAAGTTTCCTATTTGAAGTTGAAGgtcctgcttttttttaatcatgacaTAGCCTCATTCGTAGAAATATAATCTGTGCGCTCAAATGGTCAGTGAAGCTCTCTGATGTGATGGGATGTGGTGATGGCTCTGCAGGAGTCTGAAGGACAGTTCAACCAGCAGCTGTCGTCTTAACACTAAACAGAGTTAAAGTCAGCTCTGCTTTGaattgagaacaaaaacactctCTGTGGGAGTGGCTTTAAACACCAAACTGGTGCCTAATCTAATCTGTTCAGACTGaattgattgaataaacacaTAAGTGCACACTTTAAGAAGTAAATACGACATATTATTACAGTGataacacaccaaaaataatataTGCTGTTAGTCTACCACAACGATATAtagaaacagattagggccaattttgatggagaaaattattttgggcaaatcaagaacaaagtcaaaatgttgagaataaagttgacatttcgagaataaagttgtaagataatgtcaagattaagattgaaatttcaaaaatgaactcaaaatacaatattgtgataaaagtcgatgGTTTGCTAattaagtcaaatctacggaagctgacgagggccaattcaccacatgacaacaaacaaacagcagatcgtgCCCTTCTACAAAATGCCGTGTATCGATGAATCGTTGAACTATACTTtgaagttgggtttaataacagagactttttctgttttaactCAAACACAGTGTTGTAATCTCTTTAAatgtccagtattatgctatgtttcacccatctccatttgttctaagaaccccaacaacctagtatttgaggtttattgtCCAAACGTGcatgttttccggagttttagcctctgaaaagtaatTTCCATgacgctcctaaaaacaggctttaacctcttctgaccacaggaaCAGTAAACTTAAGATGATAATCacttgttttgtccaaccgctgcgtcacattgcgtcacaaacacgtcagatcatgtcaaaggcatTACGAGGTGgtataacagctactaaaaatggaactgatggTGGGCGTTCACACTGCACTTCCGTTTATCTacatactggattatctatataccgaatgtaaatatgttatctgtggataaagggactagtggttaagggagaAGGCTTGTAATCAtaggctcactggttctaatctccctggtccatcactgtgggatgttgatcagtcccttatattaacaCTAACCCCTCCCAGGGCACTACACCATGGCTGcacactgctcctcagggaggggttgaATGCAGTAAACATATTTCgcgtatgtagctttacatatatatatgacaataaattatAATGCATAGTCTAtatcagcaattctcaactggtgggtcgggacccaaaagtgggtcacagatctgtactgggtgggtcatggACGGCTggacaaaaatttacaaatgctTAATgcctctcatgttggacttgtcttttattttaaaataaccttttcttttgacaagcatgctttaaaatgcatgttgcaaggagaaatatatggatttatgtttaaatatatatatatatatacatatatatatatatatatatatatatatatgtgtgtgtgtgtgtgtgtgtgtgtgtgtgtgtatgttttcaacagctatttttgaaaaactaaatttaattggttgaattctaaaataaataaataaatgggtcgtgatttaatgaccgtggaaaaatgtgggtcccagggtgagaccagatgagaaccccctgttctatattaaaccgcagtgtttgttttagctgtgaggtagtttgagagggaggagctcacattattataaggtaggaggagccaggattgttaGTAGGAGGAGTTTACGCGTGGTGTTGACTTTCTTAGCAAGTCTTCGACTTTTgtcacgatattgtattttaagtttgatttttttgaaaCTATACTataattaaactttattctcgaaatgtcaactttaatctcgacattttgactttattcttgacatcCACTAGAACCAGGAAATAAGATCAACATCCACTTTAAAGGGAGAAAAGGTAAAGCGATGAACATTTGTTCCTTCAAACTTtggaaaagaaaacataaaaagtcTTTTAGAGGTGCAGGTTTACTACAGAATCACGAatgtatggaagcccgtttccgccactaaaaaaaataaaaaatcaccaaggaaagtcataattatgaattagaaagtcataattatgagaaagaaagtcataattatgagtgagtaaagtcataattatgagaaagaaagtcataattatgagttagtaaagtcataattatgagttagtaaagtcataattgtgagatagaaacatttttggtacatccatctgtacccatggcactgaccagaaatctccatgtgttgttcaataaactgctacttcagccacatcagttttatccttttgatgccagagcctctttttgcttagtatcttttcaaggttgcgtttactcagcatatttctatgtgaatttggaagcaaacaaagtatttcatcatttgtaaagcccCGTCTAAAGTAGTCTTTGATAGTCTTATCAGCATCTCTAGTGTCAGCTactcaccacatgaacaagctgctgtaaatgtgtttaagtatctcataattatgacttttttcccctcataattatgactttactaactcataattatgactttatttctcataattatgactttctatctcataattatgactttgtttcccaaaattatgactttccttggtgatttttttttttttttttttagtggcggaaacgggcttccataccaTTGACTTCAAAACTTGTTTGGGCAAAATTCTTGAtccagagaaagaaaaaaaaatgacagacagaccaaaagaaagaaagaaagaaaagagttGACCAAGTAAATGAATAAACTTGATCATTGATAAAGGAAAATAatgaacaaaagaacaaaacccAATAAATAACTGATTTTCAAATGAACATGTATATGACTATTGTATTTATGACTacagtttttatctttttgtttttagctcGTATTTTGGAGTTTAGCTCATAACAATGACAGTCCTCATGTCTTTTATTTGAAGAGAAGAAGCtcttaactttctcctgcagagATCCGTAGCTCCATAAACCTGCTCCATGGGTTTATCATTAAACCGCTGCGCTTTTTACGCACACAAACCCGCACACTTCCCCTTTGACCGTTCCTGcattcacacacagacacgcgtGTAAACGCTCTCTGATGCAAATCGTGACACGTCCGCGCACAAAGGCAAACACGGACGGAGACAACAGCTTCCACCAGATGCGCGCTCGTAAAGCGCGAGGCGCCCCTGCTGGGAGCGCGCATTTACATGAGAAGGTCGAGGCAGTGCCTGCGTGCATGCGTTTGTGACCGTATGCGCGCACTTATAAAAAGGTCAAGCACGTGGAGGAGCTCCGGGCACAACGAGATCACCGTGCACTCCCAGGCCGCTCTCTGCGCACTGAAATGCGGGCACCTGCAGACGCGGCCCCGCCGGGTCGCTGCACCTCGTTTTCTGTGGAAGACATTCTGGATCCGCTGAAGTTCACCCGGAAAAAGACACCCAGTGTGCAGCAGACAGCCTCCCCAGGTAAGGACACCCATACCAAAGTATATAAAGGTCATTTTGAAGGTGACAATCAttgtttattaacaaaataaacagatCCACGACAGGGATACTAAACAAAACCAATTAgtttaaacaatatttttttttatttgtttggattattatagattatttttctctcataatatatgtaaaaaagtttttaaagaaaagcaaatttgggatttatttttaaaaagttagaaTTTAAGGAAATAAGTTGGTTATTGGTCTTCAAATAAAaggaatgtgtgatattgtgcaACAAGATGTTAAGATACTGGTCATTTCTCCCCCTTTCCAAAGATATTGCATCTTtcaggcaaggcaaggcaaaactatttgtatagtgcatttcataagtgcaacagaaaacatttaacagtttaaaaatcaataacactATTAAAATCacaacattaaataaacaataacatgattaaaaacccttgtttgttccacttctttgcagcataacaactaaaaacagcatcaccatgtttactgtgaactctgggctccactatctgacctgtgcccatagatctgagagacctgctgggttcatacctgactaatatcgcactgatgtattctggaccaaacccattcacagatttatacaccagcagcagaactttaaagtctattctgaggctcaCTGGGAGCCTGTGTAAAGACTTATAAATTGGAGTTAAGAACATTATCGTCTATCACATTatatcgtgaactcagtgtatcgtcccacctctaGTGTCAACGCTTTTTTACCAGCTTGACAGGCTGctgacatttcattttttacatgTTGTCTTATAGGAACCCAAAGAAAAAATGCATCTCCACGTAGACCTACAGGAGAAAAATGCTCCTGCGGGTCACGGGATCCCCGGGATCCACCGGAGCTTCCGGCAACCATCCAGGTTTCCCGGGGGAAGAGGCGGAGGGTCCGCACAGCCTTCTCCTTTCAGCAGCTGCAGGTCCTGGAGCTCAGCTTCCACCGCTGCCAATACCTGTCGGTTGTGGAGCGTTACAGCATCGCCGCCGCCCTGCGCCTCACTGAGACACAAGTCAAGATCTGGTTCCAGAACAGACGCACCAAATGGAAGAAGGAGCGACTAATGCAGGGAAGGGAAgtccaggaggaagaggagccaCTTCCTCTGGCCTTCAGTCCTCTGTGCTGCTCGCCAACGGTTCACATGTTTGCACCACCGCTGGTCCAGGGTCAGCACTTCTTCACCTCTGCAGAAAACTGTGCTTTTTTCAGGACAAGACTAAGCTGAAAATACAGATACAAATGAATGGCATTATCTGACAAACATTGGTTGTAAAGACATCTGAGTAGATCCAACGTGTCCCCTCGTCCTTCTCCTGTATCTTTTGGACCAAACAAATGCTTAACTTTGAGCACATTGAGTTGTTGATGGGTTGTGTTGTTATTCTTGCAGGTAAAATAACACACCACGTGCATGTGTGCCGTGATATATGACACATGCACACTGTCATCAAAACGTCTGGCTTTACTTTGATCGTATTGAACATTGGTAGTCGTACcaattggtaaaaaatgaaaatgaattcaTTAGTCTCCTGTCATCTGTATGTTaatgttttgttgtgtatttttaaagtttaaaggtGTAAcatctaaatcaggggttctcaactggtctcaccctggaaACTACATTTTACCAGTCTATAaattgtgacccactttttttcaaaaatagctgttgaaaacacaatctttttttaaaaaaaaacataaatctatatattttcctgtgcaacatgcatttcaaaagacaagtttccttcaaaataaaagacaagtccaacatgagatatattaatatttatttttaatctgctGTCTGTGACCCatccagtacaggtccacgacctacttttgggtcctgacccaccaatTGAGAATCGCTGATCCAAATGACAGAATTTGTTGCTCAGGCAGAATTTAGTTATTATCctccaaattcggtgtgtggcttcagggtatcaataccttgatggagttcgaaaatgagaagcgcgcaattattttttccggagttattgcccttgtactttatttttttactctgttcgaggtatcttcaaaggggacagcttttcccagaaaccgtttaagataggatacccaaatttggtgtgtggcttcagggtatcaataccttgatggagttcgaaaatgagaagcaagcaattatttttttcgtagttattgcccttgttccatttttctttactctgttcgaggtatcttcaaagggaacAACTTTTCttacaaactgtttaaaatagtaattttacattctgatgtgatattttcttttgtatacatctaagttcttagatttaggacatttaggaaaaagttttgagttataatgacaaccaatctggcgtgggatgttgatgactatgtcttcttgttgaaCTATTTAATGAAGTTATTTAATGTACTGGACATTGTTATGATTATGTATTCAGTTGGCATTTTGAATGTAAGTTAAAAGCTTTCAGTTGCTGCTTTCAATACGAAAAGTACTAGAACATGTTGAGTTGTTTTACTGCTACTTGACTGCGTCTAAAAGCGACTCAGTTTTCCAATGAAAAGGGCTTTTCTTCAGACGCATCACCAGTTATAATGATTACCAGTGAAGCTGATACACAGGTAGAGAGCTTCTAGTCCTGTTTCCTCAGTCCATCTGGCATGTGACTTATTTTATAATGGAAAAaatgatagttttttttaatatatatatatatatatatatatatatatatatatatatactgtatatataaattgATAGacacttgtttgttttattttgtatggtttttcgtcctaaatatacagtatatgacagcGTATGATATTATTACAAACAGTTGCTTCCACATCTGTCTTGGTCGACTCATAATTTCCATCTGTCTATGATTAAAATAAGGGTAGATGCAAACAAAAGCTGGGTCACTAaagctatttaaaaaatgtgacaaaaacagTCAGTTTTAGGAAAACCTCATTAATTATTAATCACCCTGCCATTCCGTCTTAGTCCCGTTTTGGGAATTTCtactttattaatattattatttgctgCATTGTTTTCGTCATCCTATAACCACTTagctatttttcaaaaacaattctttaaaaatgtgttaacatGCAATGTTTTCATCAATTGTCATATTTGCTCTGATGAAGAGAGGGTTAGCTGGCACAGCGGTTTGTCTCCCaccaaaaaagaacaaagtttctgatttttaaaaaacaaaaataaatcatgtaggAGCTGCAAAGATTCTTTGAATTTCTAAAATACCTTTGCAGAAATGAATTTTCCTTGCCTGGAAGccttatttatttgaaaaaaaaaattactgatttattttttataaaaacaatttctttatattctttttctttccccttttttttgtttttttttaaccgtcCCTGCATTTGTCGTTGGAAGATGACAAAATAGTAAAATCTTTTGCAAGAAAtgtacaatttatttttcttatttacttTGCATATTATGtgtaataaataaaggaaaaaagggggggaaaattgtattattactaatcttattttatgttgcataaatgtgtgtgttcagtgtacAAGTGCAGTCAGTCTAAACTATGACAAATGCCAAGTTGAAATGTCTCAAAATGACCCAGATCATTTTGGTGAGTCACTTTGAACAACCTCGATCCATGAAATGAGTCCTTGTGTGACCCGTAGTACTATAAATAGCaagattaaagaaaatgtggagaaaatcaCAGCAAATAAGTtaagaaagacaaaaatcaaTCTGTTTACATCAAAACAGGCCAAAAATAGCTGCTGCACATTGGAGACATTTCAAGAAATAAGTCTTTTGTAAAtggaaatacatttaaacacaaTTGGTGTTGTAAACATGACACAGCCTTTAAACATAATGAAACAAACAgaagacacaataaaacatgtcaCAGACATCAAAGGAAAGTGGAACAACAAGGTGCACGAATAAAGTTGTGTAATTTACAATGTTATTAACTGTCCATATACCATGAATGGTAAAAGCCAGATGGAGGATTCTCCAAAATGAGCTCCAACCGTGTGATTGTTGATCCGTCTTCAT
It includes:
- the pnx gene encoding homeobox protein pnx, producing the protein MRAPADAAPPGRCTSFSVEDILDPLKFTRKKTPSVQQTASPGTQRKNASPRRPTGEKCSCGSRDPRDPPELPATIQVSRGKRRRVRTAFSFQQLQVLELSFHRCQYLSVVERYSIAAALRLTETQVKIWFQNRRTKWKKERLMQGREVQEEEEPLPLAFSPLCCSPTVHMFAPPLVQGQHFFTSAENCAFFRTRLS